In Acropora palmata chromosome 7, jaAcrPala1.3, whole genome shotgun sequence, one genomic interval encodes:
- the LOC141885738 gene encoding uncharacterized protein LOC141885738 isoform X1, whose translation MATRGSSFPRTSGPLLQEVTEGCESLISNRKLNVTLLGSEWGSTKGGLPTFNRELAIQLAKNTNVEVSMYLPQCSEEEKGAATKFRVNLLKAEKKPACDPIEWLASLPREHCMDVVIGHGIHLGRQVPRIKELRPNCKWIQFVHTDAEELGMSKDYPCPIVQGEKKHEAEVKLCEWADRVAAVGPKLSETFARYLRPSGKDQDIINFTPGIFSEFSNIKQAAEEGGAFHVLVFGCGDKEDFHVKGYDIAARAIAKLKEEECHFKLVFVGAPNGEEEKVKERFLDEGISPNELIVRSAKDRKQLAKEFCQADLVIMPSRTEGFGLAALEALSAGLPVLVSDNSGIGKALKEVPYGSNCVVNLEFNDMDPMKWAEAIKTVCRKERKVRLKEAILLRQSYAATYQWEEQCRTLVEKMLEMSKETSTEPDEALSAVNLQLGGQGPSSVSEAVLHPDLTTIQQQIVGDVVSSGRENETPAAAHQAVAANNLAHQGVSAIPETPETEQQHILDDVMQTSGSENGSQDVRHGASGVQQLPLRKYGVQDNKPPQLSVKLKKARDVVASTTEWKDVHLPIDILLLTVESCDFLSCYALLGQPFRSYNEELGYVYFGRMGEASDEGKLWVALMTSSAGADTPGGSLTVGQIAFKVLQPKAVFSVGTCISLDPEKVRMGDVVISSKLTTAEGFRVPVSPRLGRLAKDAPYGWVPPLENPDELEVNVHPNGDILSLSPEVKRQYVDICKEYPGAVAIETEGKGVYAATHSTNIEWVIVKGVASYFHQNHSALTSDWNSFGSTMAASLVAKLLMDPTVFREWRHYNQGRQGVRHEASEDQQLPWREYGASFLRLFIWKKNLEGKKKEAVEKILTPVVERYLECNKLSQGNLEENLKSFTDHIENVYGHLWNDYLADHLDNLAERYLVTNEMKKKFDLETVSLKTTILEDYLNCKEALMELRSTYSETSIVADQAIAAVNLGEQGASSIPEAVVHPDQTTVEQQHSVGDVVSSGRENEIKRNGPSHHSVITTERRQQQNAGILDRVDHGTLDQGASLLTSNRLSSAVDSQSRIKESRGKKPLHPLVSITPERERQNRDIPERVDHGTLDQGASMLTSNRSSSAMDSQCRIKGLDESVSFKPGTVSEDDVILIAHELGPSWKKIGRVLKVPRAVIDQIEADKSEVSDRCYTVLTKWQELFSYDATYHRLALALKHPTVGRVDLAAKYCEL comes from the exons GGTTCTTCCTTTCCAAGGACATCAGGTCCTTTGTTACAGGAAGTCACAGAAGGCTGCGAAAGTTTGATTTCCAACAGGAAACTAAATGTTACTTTGCTAGGTAGTGAGTGGGGGTCTACAAAAGGAGGCTTGCCCACATTTAACAGAGAACTTGCTATTCAGTTGGCAAAGAATACAAATGTGGAAGTTAGCATGTACCTTCCTCAGTGCAGTGAGGAAGAAAAAGGAGCAGCCACTAAATTCAGAGTCAATCTTCTTAAAGCAGAGAAGAAGCCTGCATGTGATCCAATTGAATGGTTAGCGTCGCTTCCAAGAGAGCACTGTATGGACGTTGTGATAGGTCATGGTATTCATCTTGGTCGACAGGTTCCAAGGATAAAAGAGCTACGTCCTAATTGCAAATGGATTCAATTTGTTCACACAGACGCTGAAGAACTTGGCATGTCTAAGGATTATCCTTGTCCCATTGTCCAAGGTGAAAAAAAGCACGAGGCTGAGGTTAAACTCTGCGAATGGGCAGACCGAGTTGCGGCTGTTGGACCCAAATTGTCCGAAACCTTTGCTCGTTATTTACGTCCCAGTGGAAAGGATCAAGATATCATAAATTTCACCCCAGGCATCTTTTCGGAGTTTTCTAATATAAAACAAGCTGCTGAAGAAGGAGGGGCATTTCATGTTTTAGTCTTTGGGTGTGGTGATAAAGAagattttcatgtaaagggATATGACATTGCTGCACGTGCAATTGCTAAGctgaaagaagaagaatgcCATTTCAAACTTGTATTTGTTGGTGCACCAAATGGAGAAGAGGAGAAAGTAAAGGAAAGATTCCTTGATGAAGGCATTTCACCCAATGAACTCATTGTGCGCAGTGCAAAGGACAGAAAACAGCTTGCTAAGGAGTTTTGTCAAGCTGACCTTGTTATAATGCCCTCAAGAACTGAAGGGTTTGGTCTGGCTGCATTGGAAGCTTTGTCTGCTGGTCTTCCTGTGCTTGTTAGTGATAATTCGGGTATTGGCAAGGCTTTGAAGGAGGTTCCCTATGGTTCAAACTGTGTGGTTAATTTAGAATTCAATGATATGGATCCAATGAAGTGGGCAGAGGCAATTAAGACGGTTTgcagaaaggaaaggaaagtaCGACTGAAGGAGGCTATTTTGCTTCGTCAAAGCTATGCAGCGACATACCAGTGGGAAGAACAATGCAGAACACTTGTAGAGAAGATGCTTGAAATGAGCAAAG AGACATCTACAGAGCCAGATGAAGCACTTTCAGCAGTTAACTTGCAATTGGGTGGACAAGGACCTAGTTCAGTTTCAGAAGCAGTTTTGCATCCTGATCTAACAACAATACAACAGCAAATTGTGGGTGATGTTGTCAGCTCAGGCAGAGAAAATG AGACCCCTGCAGCTGCACATCAAGCTGTAGCAGCTAATAACTTAGCTCACCAAGGAGTAAGTGCAATTCCAGAAACCCCAGAAACAGAGCAGCAACATATTTTGGATGATGTAATGCAGACCTCAGGCAGTGAAAATG GAAGTCAAGATGTACGTCATGGAGCATCTGGAGTCCAACAACTTCCCTTGAGAAAGTATGGAG TGCAAGACAACAAGCCACCACAGCTCAGTGTCAAGCTGAAAAAAGCTCGTGATGTTGTGGCATCGACTACAGAATGGAAAGATGTTCATCTGCCAATTgatattttattattgactGTGGAGAGCTGTGATTTCCTGAGCTGTTACGCCTTGCTGGGTCAACCTTTCAGAAGTTACAATGAGGAACTTGGGTATGTGTACTTTGGACGCATGGGAGAGGCCAGTGACGAAGGAAAGCTTTGGGTTGCATTGatgacttcatcggcaggagCTGATACCCCAGGGGGGTCTTTGACAGTGGGTCAGATTGCATTTAAAGTTCTCCAGCCAAAGGCTGTATTTTCAGTGGGAACTTGTATCAGTTTAGACCCGGAGAAGGTCAGAATGGGGGATGTTGTCATATCTTCGAAGCTAACAACTGCAGAGGGATTCAGAGTTCCTGTCAGCCCACGTCTTGGCCGTCTTGCTAAAGATGCACCCTATGGGTGGGTTCCTCCGTTGGAAAATCCTGATGAATTGGAAGTTAATGTACATCCCAATGGTGATATCCTGAGCCTGTCACCGGAAGTGAAGCGTCAATATGTTGATATTTGTAAGGAATATCCTGGGGCAGTTGCAATTGAGACAGAAGGAAAAG GTGTTTATGCTGCAACCCATTCTACAAACATTGAGTGGGTGATAGTGAAAGGTGTggccagttattttcatcaAAACCATTCAGCACTGACTTCTGATTGGAATTCTTTTGGGAGCACCATGGCCGCCTCTTTGGTGGCCAAGCTGCTAATGGATCCAACAGTTTTCCGCGAATGGCGGCACTATAACCAAG GAAGGCAAGGTGTACGTCATGAAGCATCTGAAGACCAACAACTTCCCTGGAGAGAGTATGGAG caTCATTTCTCAGGTTGTTTATCTGGAAAAAGAatcttgagggaaaaaaaaaagaagccgTGGAAAAAATTTTAACCCCAGTAGTCGAACGGTATCTGGAATGTAATAAGTTATCACAAGGTAATCTTGAGGAAAACTTGAAATCCTTCACTGACCACATAGAAAACGTCTATGGGCATCTGTGGAATGATTATCTCGCTGATCATCTTGATAACCTTGCTGAGCGATACCTTGTTACAAACGAAATGAAGAAGAAGTTTGACCTGGAGACAGTTTCCCTCAAGACAACCATACTAGAAGACTACTTGAACTGCAAGGAGGCTCTCATGGAACTTCGGAGTACATATTCAG AGACCTCTATTGTGGCAGATCAAGCCATTGCAGCAGTTAACTTGGGTGAACAAGGAGCTAGTTCTATTCCAGAAGCGGTTGTCCATCCTGATCAAACAACAGTAGAACAACAGCATAGTGTGGGTGATGTAGTGAGCTCAGGCAGAGAAAATG aaattaaaagaaacgGACCCTCACATCATAGTGTGATCACAACTGAAAGAAGACAGCAACAGAATGCAGGCATCCTTGATA gaGTTGATCATGGTACCTTAGATCAAGGTGCTTCATTGTTGACAAGCAATCGTTTGTCGTCTGCCGTGGATTCACAATCCAGAATTAAAG AAAGTCGTGGAAAAAAACCCTTGCATCCCTTGGTGAGCATAACTCCAGAAAGAGAGAGACAAAATAGAGACATCCCTGAGA GAGTTGATCATGGTACCTTAGATCAAGGTGCTTCAATGTTGACAAGCAATCGTTCGTCCTCTGCCATGGATTCACAATGCAGAATTAAAG GCTTAGATGAAAGTGTATCATTCAAGCCTGGGactgtttcagaagatgatgTTATTCTCATTGCGCATGAGCTTGGTCcttcatggaaaaaaattggccGGGTGCTGAAAGTCCCGAGAGCTGTGATtgatcagattgaagcagacAAGTCTGAAGTCTCTGATAGATGCTATA CTGTCCTAACTAAGTGGCAAGAGTTGTTCTCATATGATGCAACATATCATCGCTTGGCACTAGCATTGAAGCATCCCACTGTTGGACGAGTAGATTTGGCTGCCAAGTATTGCGAGCTATAA
- the LOC141885738 gene encoding uncharacterized protein LOC141885738 isoform X3, with the protein MATRGSSFPRTSGPLLQEVTEGCESLISNRKLNVTLLGSEWGSTKGGLPTFNRELAIQLAKNTNVEVSMYLPQCSEEEKGAATKFRVNLLKAEKKPACDPIEWLASLPREHCMDVVIGHGIHLGRQVPRIKELRPNCKWIQFVHTDAEELGMSKDYPCPIVQGEKKHEAEVKLCEWADRVAAVGPKLSETFARYLRPSGKDQDIINFTPGIFSEFSNIKQAAEEGGAFHVLVFGCGDKEDFHVKGYDIAARAIAKLKEEECHFKLVFVGAPNGEEEKVKERFLDEGISPNELIVRSAKDRKQLAKEFCQADLVIMPSRTEGFGLAALEALSAGLPVLVSDNSGIGKALKEVPYGSNCVVNLEFNDMDPMKWAEAIKTVCRKERKVRLKEAILLRQSYAATYQWEEQCRTLVEKMLEMSKETSTEPDEALSAVNLQLGGQGPSSVSEAVLHPDLTTIQQQIVGDVVSSGRENETPAAAHQAVAANNLAHQGVSAIPETPETEQQHILDDVMQTSGSENGSQDVRHGASGVQQLPLRKYGVQDNKPPQLSVKLKKARDVVASTTEWKDVHLPIDILLLTVESCDFLSCYALLGQPFRSYNEELGYVYFGRMGEASDEGKLWVALMTSSAGADTPGGSLTVGQIAFKVLQPKAVFSVGTCISLDPEKVRMGDVVISSKLTTAEGFRVPVSPRLGRLAKDAPYGWVPPLENPDELEVNVHPNGDILSLSPEVKRQYVDICKEYPGAVAIETEGKGVYAATHSTNIEWVIVKGVASYFHQNHSALTSDWNSFGSTMAASLVAKLLMDPTVFREWRHYNQGRQGVRHEASEDQQLPWREYGASFLRLFIWKKNLEGKKKEAVEKILTPVVERYLECNKLSQGNLEENLKSFTDHIENVYGHLWNDYLADHLDNLAERYLVTNEMKKKFDLETVSLKTTILEDYLNCKEALMELRSTYSGVDHGTLDQGASLLTSNRLSSAVDSQSRIKESRGKKPLHPLVSITPERERQNRDIPERVDHGTLDQGASMLTSNRSSSAMDSQCRIKGLDESVSFKPGTVSEDDVILIAHELGPSWKKIGRVLKVPRAVIDQIEADKSEVSDRCYTVLTKWQELFSYDATYHRLALALKHPTVGRVDLAAKYCEL; encoded by the exons GGTTCTTCCTTTCCAAGGACATCAGGTCCTTTGTTACAGGAAGTCACAGAAGGCTGCGAAAGTTTGATTTCCAACAGGAAACTAAATGTTACTTTGCTAGGTAGTGAGTGGGGGTCTACAAAAGGAGGCTTGCCCACATTTAACAGAGAACTTGCTATTCAGTTGGCAAAGAATACAAATGTGGAAGTTAGCATGTACCTTCCTCAGTGCAGTGAGGAAGAAAAAGGAGCAGCCACTAAATTCAGAGTCAATCTTCTTAAAGCAGAGAAGAAGCCTGCATGTGATCCAATTGAATGGTTAGCGTCGCTTCCAAGAGAGCACTGTATGGACGTTGTGATAGGTCATGGTATTCATCTTGGTCGACAGGTTCCAAGGATAAAAGAGCTACGTCCTAATTGCAAATGGATTCAATTTGTTCACACAGACGCTGAAGAACTTGGCATGTCTAAGGATTATCCTTGTCCCATTGTCCAAGGTGAAAAAAAGCACGAGGCTGAGGTTAAACTCTGCGAATGGGCAGACCGAGTTGCGGCTGTTGGACCCAAATTGTCCGAAACCTTTGCTCGTTATTTACGTCCCAGTGGAAAGGATCAAGATATCATAAATTTCACCCCAGGCATCTTTTCGGAGTTTTCTAATATAAAACAAGCTGCTGAAGAAGGAGGGGCATTTCATGTTTTAGTCTTTGGGTGTGGTGATAAAGAagattttcatgtaaagggATATGACATTGCTGCACGTGCAATTGCTAAGctgaaagaagaagaatgcCATTTCAAACTTGTATTTGTTGGTGCACCAAATGGAGAAGAGGAGAAAGTAAAGGAAAGATTCCTTGATGAAGGCATTTCACCCAATGAACTCATTGTGCGCAGTGCAAAGGACAGAAAACAGCTTGCTAAGGAGTTTTGTCAAGCTGACCTTGTTATAATGCCCTCAAGAACTGAAGGGTTTGGTCTGGCTGCATTGGAAGCTTTGTCTGCTGGTCTTCCTGTGCTTGTTAGTGATAATTCGGGTATTGGCAAGGCTTTGAAGGAGGTTCCCTATGGTTCAAACTGTGTGGTTAATTTAGAATTCAATGATATGGATCCAATGAAGTGGGCAGAGGCAATTAAGACGGTTTgcagaaaggaaaggaaagtaCGACTGAAGGAGGCTATTTTGCTTCGTCAAAGCTATGCAGCGACATACCAGTGGGAAGAACAATGCAGAACACTTGTAGAGAAGATGCTTGAAATGAGCAAAG AGACATCTACAGAGCCAGATGAAGCACTTTCAGCAGTTAACTTGCAATTGGGTGGACAAGGACCTAGTTCAGTTTCAGAAGCAGTTTTGCATCCTGATCTAACAACAATACAACAGCAAATTGTGGGTGATGTTGTCAGCTCAGGCAGAGAAAATG AGACCCCTGCAGCTGCACATCAAGCTGTAGCAGCTAATAACTTAGCTCACCAAGGAGTAAGTGCAATTCCAGAAACCCCAGAAACAGAGCAGCAACATATTTTGGATGATGTAATGCAGACCTCAGGCAGTGAAAATG GAAGTCAAGATGTACGTCATGGAGCATCTGGAGTCCAACAACTTCCCTTGAGAAAGTATGGAG TGCAAGACAACAAGCCACCACAGCTCAGTGTCAAGCTGAAAAAAGCTCGTGATGTTGTGGCATCGACTACAGAATGGAAAGATGTTCATCTGCCAATTgatattttattattgactGTGGAGAGCTGTGATTTCCTGAGCTGTTACGCCTTGCTGGGTCAACCTTTCAGAAGTTACAATGAGGAACTTGGGTATGTGTACTTTGGACGCATGGGAGAGGCCAGTGACGAAGGAAAGCTTTGGGTTGCATTGatgacttcatcggcaggagCTGATACCCCAGGGGGGTCTTTGACAGTGGGTCAGATTGCATTTAAAGTTCTCCAGCCAAAGGCTGTATTTTCAGTGGGAACTTGTATCAGTTTAGACCCGGAGAAGGTCAGAATGGGGGATGTTGTCATATCTTCGAAGCTAACAACTGCAGAGGGATTCAGAGTTCCTGTCAGCCCACGTCTTGGCCGTCTTGCTAAAGATGCACCCTATGGGTGGGTTCCTCCGTTGGAAAATCCTGATGAATTGGAAGTTAATGTACATCCCAATGGTGATATCCTGAGCCTGTCACCGGAAGTGAAGCGTCAATATGTTGATATTTGTAAGGAATATCCTGGGGCAGTTGCAATTGAGACAGAAGGAAAAG GTGTTTATGCTGCAACCCATTCTACAAACATTGAGTGGGTGATAGTGAAAGGTGTggccagttattttcatcaAAACCATTCAGCACTGACTTCTGATTGGAATTCTTTTGGGAGCACCATGGCCGCCTCTTTGGTGGCCAAGCTGCTAATGGATCCAACAGTTTTCCGCGAATGGCGGCACTATAACCAAG GAAGGCAAGGTGTACGTCATGAAGCATCTGAAGACCAACAACTTCCCTGGAGAGAGTATGGAG caTCATTTCTCAGGTTGTTTATCTGGAAAAAGAatcttgagggaaaaaaaaaagaagccgTGGAAAAAATTTTAACCCCAGTAGTCGAACGGTATCTGGAATGTAATAAGTTATCACAAGGTAATCTTGAGGAAAACTTGAAATCCTTCACTGACCACATAGAAAACGTCTATGGGCATCTGTGGAATGATTATCTCGCTGATCATCTTGATAACCTTGCTGAGCGATACCTTGTTACAAACGAAATGAAGAAGAAGTTTGACCTGGAGACAGTTTCCCTCAAGACAACCATACTAGAAGACTACTTGAACTGCAAGGAGGCTCTCATGGAACTTCGGAGTACATATTCAG gaGTTGATCATGGTACCTTAGATCAAGGTGCTTCATTGTTGACAAGCAATCGTTTGTCGTCTGCCGTGGATTCACAATCCAGAATTAAAG AAAGTCGTGGAAAAAAACCCTTGCATCCCTTGGTGAGCATAACTCCAGAAAGAGAGAGACAAAATAGAGACATCCCTGAGA GAGTTGATCATGGTACCTTAGATCAAGGTGCTTCAATGTTGACAAGCAATCGTTCGTCCTCTGCCATGGATTCACAATGCAGAATTAAAG GCTTAGATGAAAGTGTATCATTCAAGCCTGGGactgtttcagaagatgatgTTATTCTCATTGCGCATGAGCTTGGTCcttcatggaaaaaaattggccGGGTGCTGAAAGTCCCGAGAGCTGTGATtgatcagattgaagcagacAAGTCTGAAGTCTCTGATAGATGCTATA CTGTCCTAACTAAGTGGCAAGAGTTGTTCTCATATGATGCAACATATCATCGCTTGGCACTAGCATTGAAGCATCCCACTGTTGGACGAGTAGATTTGGCTGCCAAGTATTGCGAGCTATAA
- the LOC141885738 gene encoding uncharacterized protein LOC141885738 isoform X4 → MATRGSSFPRTSGPLLQEVTEGCESLISNRKLNVTLLGSEWGSTKGGLPTFNRELAIQLAKNTNVEVSMYLPQCSEEEKGAATKFRVNLLKAEKKPACDPIEWLASLPREHCMDVVIGHGIHLGRQVPRIKELRPNCKWIQFVHTDAEELGMSKDYPCPIVQGEKKHEAEVKLCEWADRVAAVGPKLSETFARYLRPSGKDQDIINFTPGIFSEFSNIKQAAEEGGAFHVLVFGCGDKEDFHVKGYDIAARAIAKLKEEECHFKLVFVGAPNGEEEKVKERFLDEGISPNELIVRSAKDRKQLAKEFCQADLVIMPSRTEGFGLAALEALSAGLPVLVSDNSGIGKALKEVPYGSNCVVNLEFNDMDPMKWAEAIKTVCRKERKVRLKEAILLRQSYAATYQWEEQCRTLVEKMLEMSKETSTEPDEALSAVNLQLGGQGPSSVSEAVLHPDLTTIQQQIVGDVVSSGRENETPAAAHQAVAANNLAHQGVSAIPETPETEQQHILDDVMQTSGSENGSQDVRHGASGVQQLPLRKYGVQDNKPPQLSVKLKKARDVVASTTEWKDVHLPIDILLLTVESCDFLSCYALLGQPFRSYNEELGYVYFGRMGEASDEGKLWVALMTSSAGADTPGGSLTVGQIAFKVLQPKAVFSVGTCISLDPEKVRMGDVVISSKLTTAEGFRVPVSPRLGRLAKDAPYGWVPPLENPDELEVNVHPNGDILSLSPEVKRQYVDICKEYPGAVAIETEGKGVYAATHSTNIEWVIVKGVASYFHQNHSALTSDWNSFGSTMAASLVAKLLMDPTVFREWRHYNQGRQGVRHEASEDQQLPWREYGASFLRLFIWKKNLEGKKKEAVEKILTPVVERYLECNKLSQGNLEENLKSFTDHIENVYGHLWNDYLADHLDNLAERYLVTNEMKKKFDLETVSLKTTILEDYLNCKEALMELRSTYSGVDHGTLDQGASMLTSNRSSSAMDSQCRIKGLDESVSFKPGTVSEDDVILIAHELGPSWKKIGRVLKVPRAVIDQIEADKSEVSDRCYTVLTKWQELFSYDATYHRLALALKHPTVGRVDLAAKYCEL, encoded by the exons GGTTCTTCCTTTCCAAGGACATCAGGTCCTTTGTTACAGGAAGTCACAGAAGGCTGCGAAAGTTTGATTTCCAACAGGAAACTAAATGTTACTTTGCTAGGTAGTGAGTGGGGGTCTACAAAAGGAGGCTTGCCCACATTTAACAGAGAACTTGCTATTCAGTTGGCAAAGAATACAAATGTGGAAGTTAGCATGTACCTTCCTCAGTGCAGTGAGGAAGAAAAAGGAGCAGCCACTAAATTCAGAGTCAATCTTCTTAAAGCAGAGAAGAAGCCTGCATGTGATCCAATTGAATGGTTAGCGTCGCTTCCAAGAGAGCACTGTATGGACGTTGTGATAGGTCATGGTATTCATCTTGGTCGACAGGTTCCAAGGATAAAAGAGCTACGTCCTAATTGCAAATGGATTCAATTTGTTCACACAGACGCTGAAGAACTTGGCATGTCTAAGGATTATCCTTGTCCCATTGTCCAAGGTGAAAAAAAGCACGAGGCTGAGGTTAAACTCTGCGAATGGGCAGACCGAGTTGCGGCTGTTGGACCCAAATTGTCCGAAACCTTTGCTCGTTATTTACGTCCCAGTGGAAAGGATCAAGATATCATAAATTTCACCCCAGGCATCTTTTCGGAGTTTTCTAATATAAAACAAGCTGCTGAAGAAGGAGGGGCATTTCATGTTTTAGTCTTTGGGTGTGGTGATAAAGAagattttcatgtaaagggATATGACATTGCTGCACGTGCAATTGCTAAGctgaaagaagaagaatgcCATTTCAAACTTGTATTTGTTGGTGCACCAAATGGAGAAGAGGAGAAAGTAAAGGAAAGATTCCTTGATGAAGGCATTTCACCCAATGAACTCATTGTGCGCAGTGCAAAGGACAGAAAACAGCTTGCTAAGGAGTTTTGTCAAGCTGACCTTGTTATAATGCCCTCAAGAACTGAAGGGTTTGGTCTGGCTGCATTGGAAGCTTTGTCTGCTGGTCTTCCTGTGCTTGTTAGTGATAATTCGGGTATTGGCAAGGCTTTGAAGGAGGTTCCCTATGGTTCAAACTGTGTGGTTAATTTAGAATTCAATGATATGGATCCAATGAAGTGGGCAGAGGCAATTAAGACGGTTTgcagaaaggaaaggaaagtaCGACTGAAGGAGGCTATTTTGCTTCGTCAAAGCTATGCAGCGACATACCAGTGGGAAGAACAATGCAGAACACTTGTAGAGAAGATGCTTGAAATGAGCAAAG AGACATCTACAGAGCCAGATGAAGCACTTTCAGCAGTTAACTTGCAATTGGGTGGACAAGGACCTAGTTCAGTTTCAGAAGCAGTTTTGCATCCTGATCTAACAACAATACAACAGCAAATTGTGGGTGATGTTGTCAGCTCAGGCAGAGAAAATG AGACCCCTGCAGCTGCACATCAAGCTGTAGCAGCTAATAACTTAGCTCACCAAGGAGTAAGTGCAATTCCAGAAACCCCAGAAACAGAGCAGCAACATATTTTGGATGATGTAATGCAGACCTCAGGCAGTGAAAATG GAAGTCAAGATGTACGTCATGGAGCATCTGGAGTCCAACAACTTCCCTTGAGAAAGTATGGAG TGCAAGACAACAAGCCACCACAGCTCAGTGTCAAGCTGAAAAAAGCTCGTGATGTTGTGGCATCGACTACAGAATGGAAAGATGTTCATCTGCCAATTgatattttattattgactGTGGAGAGCTGTGATTTCCTGAGCTGTTACGCCTTGCTGGGTCAACCTTTCAGAAGTTACAATGAGGAACTTGGGTATGTGTACTTTGGACGCATGGGAGAGGCCAGTGACGAAGGAAAGCTTTGGGTTGCATTGatgacttcatcggcaggagCTGATACCCCAGGGGGGTCTTTGACAGTGGGTCAGATTGCATTTAAAGTTCTCCAGCCAAAGGCTGTATTTTCAGTGGGAACTTGTATCAGTTTAGACCCGGAGAAGGTCAGAATGGGGGATGTTGTCATATCTTCGAAGCTAACAACTGCAGAGGGATTCAGAGTTCCTGTCAGCCCACGTCTTGGCCGTCTTGCTAAAGATGCACCCTATGGGTGGGTTCCTCCGTTGGAAAATCCTGATGAATTGGAAGTTAATGTACATCCCAATGGTGATATCCTGAGCCTGTCACCGGAAGTGAAGCGTCAATATGTTGATATTTGTAAGGAATATCCTGGGGCAGTTGCAATTGAGACAGAAGGAAAAG GTGTTTATGCTGCAACCCATTCTACAAACATTGAGTGGGTGATAGTGAAAGGTGTggccagttattttcatcaAAACCATTCAGCACTGACTTCTGATTGGAATTCTTTTGGGAGCACCATGGCCGCCTCTTTGGTGGCCAAGCTGCTAATGGATCCAACAGTTTTCCGCGAATGGCGGCACTATAACCAAG GAAGGCAAGGTGTACGTCATGAAGCATCTGAAGACCAACAACTTCCCTGGAGAGAGTATGGAG caTCATTTCTCAGGTTGTTTATCTGGAAAAAGAatcttgagggaaaaaaaaaagaagccgTGGAAAAAATTTTAACCCCAGTAGTCGAACGGTATCTGGAATGTAATAAGTTATCACAAGGTAATCTTGAGGAAAACTTGAAATCCTTCACTGACCACATAGAAAACGTCTATGGGCATCTGTGGAATGATTATCTCGCTGATCATCTTGATAACCTTGCTGAGCGATACCTTGTTACAAACGAAATGAAGAAGAAGTTTGACCTGGAGACAGTTTCCCTCAAGACAACCATACTAGAAGACTACTTGAACTGCAAGGAGGCTCTCATGGAACTTCGGAGTACATATTCAG GAGTTGATCATGGTACCTTAGATCAAGGTGCTTCAATGTTGACAAGCAATCGTTCGTCCTCTGCCATGGATTCACAATGCAGAATTAAAG GCTTAGATGAAAGTGTATCATTCAAGCCTGGGactgtttcagaagatgatgTTATTCTCATTGCGCATGAGCTTGGTCcttcatggaaaaaaattggccGGGTGCTGAAAGTCCCGAGAGCTGTGATtgatcagattgaagcagacAAGTCTGAAGTCTCTGATAGATGCTATA CTGTCCTAACTAAGTGGCAAGAGTTGTTCTCATATGATGCAACATATCATCGCTTGGCACTAGCATTGAAGCATCCCACTGTTGGACGAGTAGATTTGGCTGCCAAGTATTGCGAGCTATAA